From a single Saimiri boliviensis isolate mSaiBol1 chromosome 7, mSaiBol1.pri, whole genome shotgun sequence genomic region:
- the P2RX2 gene encoding P2X purinoceptor 2 isoform X1 gives MAAPQPKPPAGATARRLARGCWSALWDYETPKVIVVRNRRLGVLYRAVQLLILLYFVWYVFIVQKSYQESETGPESSVITKVKGITTSEHKVWDVEEYVKPPEGGSVFSIITRVEATQFQTQATCPESIRVHNATCHSDADCVAGELDMLGNGLRTGRCVPYYQGPSKTCEVFGWCPVEDGASVSQFLGTMAPNFTILIKNSIHYPKFHFSKGNIADRTDGYLKRCTFHEASDLYCPIFKLGFIVEQAGESFAELAHKGGVIGVIINWDCDLDLPASECNPRYSFRRLDPKHVPASSGYNFRFAKYYKVNGTTTRTLIKAYGIRIDVIVHGQAGKFSLIPTIINLATALTSIGVVRNPLWGPSGCRDGVHQVFTPWSPLCWPQGSFLCDWILLTFMNKNKVYSHKKFDKVCTPSHSSGSWPLTLARVLGQAPPQPAHCSEDRPPSPLSGQQGAECGLAIASPRPRPISAPSKQMVDIPVSEPAPQDSIPTDPKGLAQL, from the exons ATGGCCGCCCCCCAGCCCAAGCCCCCCGCGGGGGCGACCGCCCGGCGCCTGGCCCGGGGCTGCTGGTCCGCCCTCTGGGACTATGAGACGCCCAAGGTGATCGTGGTGAGGAACCGGCGCCTGGGCGTCCTGTACCGCGCCGTGCAGCTGCTCATCCTGCTCTACTTCGTGTG GTACGTATTCATCGTGCAGAAAAGCTACCAGGAGAGCGAGACGGGCCCTGAGAGCTCCGTCATCACCAAGGTCAAGGGGATCACCACGTCGGAGCACAAAGTGTGGGACGTGGAGGAGTATGTGAAGCCCCCCGAG GGGGGCAGCGTGTTCAGCATCATCACCAGGGTCGAGGCCACCCAGTTCCAGACCCAGGCAACCTGCCCCGAG AGCATAAGAGTCCACAATGCCACCTGCCACTCCGACGCCGACTGTGTGGCTGGGGAGCTGGACATGCTGGGAAACG GCCTGCGGACTGGGCGCTGTGTGCCCTATTACCAGGGGCCCTCCAAGACCTGCGAAGTGTTTGGCTGGTGCCCGGTGGAAGACGGGGCCTCTGTCAG CCAATTTCTGGGTACGATGGCCCCAAATTTCACCATTCTCATCAAGAACAGCATCCACTACCCCAAATTCCACTTCTCCAA GGGCAACATCGCCGACCGCACAGATGGGTACCTGAAGCGCTGCACGTTCCACGAGGCCTCCGACCTCTACTGCCCCATCTTCAAGCTGGGCTTCATCGTGGAGCAGGCTGGGGAGAGCTTCGCAGAGCTCGCACACAAG GGTGGTGTCATCGGGGTCATTATCAACTGGGACTGTGACCTGGACCTGCCTGCCTCGGAGTGCAACCCCAGGTACTCCTTCCGGAGGCTGGACCCCAAGCACGTGCCTGCCTCGTCAGGCTACAACTTCAG GTTTGCCAAGTACTACAAGGTCAATGGCACCACCACCCGCACGCTCATCAAGGCCTACGGGATCCGCATTGACGTCATTGTGCATGGACAG GCTGGGAAGTTCAGCCTGATTCCCACCATCATTAATCTGGCCACAGCTCTGACTTCCATCGGGGTGGTAAGGAACCCACTCTGGGGTCCCAGTGGGTGCAGGGATGGGGTCCACCAGGTCTTTACACCCTGGTCTCCACTCTGCTGGCCCCAGGGCTCCTTCCTGTGTGACTGGATCTTGCTAACATTCATGAACAAAAACAAGGTCTACAGCCATAAGAAATTTGACAAGGTGTGTACACCCAGCCACTCCTCAGGTAGCTGGCCTCTGACCCTCGCCCGCGTTTTGGGccaggcccctccccagcccGCCCACTGCTCCGAGGATCGGCCCCCCAGCCCTCTATCAGGCCAGCAAGGGGCAGAGTGTGGCCTGGCCATCGCGTCCCCACGGCCTCGCCCCATCTCTGCCCCATCCAAGCAGATGGTGGACATTCCTGTCTCCGAGCCTGCCCCTCAAGACTCCATACCCACAGACCCCAAAGGTTTGGCCCAACTCTGA
- the P2RX2 gene encoding P2X purinoceptor 2 isoform X2, with product MAAPQPKPPAGATARRLARGCWSALWDYETPKVIVVRNRRLGVLYRAVQLLILLYFVWYVFIVQKSYQESETGPESSVITKVKGITTSEHKVWDVEEYVKPPEGGSVFSIITRVEATQFQTQATCPESIRVHNATCHSDADCVAGELDMLGNGLRTGRCVPYYQGPSKTCEVFGWCPVEDGASVSQFLGTMAPNFTILIKNSIHYPKFHFSKGNIADRTDGYLKRCTFHEASDLYCPIFKLGFIVEQAGESFAELAHKGGVIGVIINWDCDLDLPASECNPRYSFRRLDPKHVPASSGYNFRFAKYYKVNGTTTRTLIKAYGIRIDVIVHGQAGKFSLIPTIINLATALTSIGVGSFLCDWILLTFMNKNKVYSHKKFDKVCTPSHSSGSWPLTLARVLGQAPPQPAHCSEDRPPSPLSGQQGAECGLAIASPRPRPISAPSKQMVDIPVSEPAPQDSIPTDPKGLAQL from the exons ATGGCCGCCCCCCAGCCCAAGCCCCCCGCGGGGGCGACCGCCCGGCGCCTGGCCCGGGGCTGCTGGTCCGCCCTCTGGGACTATGAGACGCCCAAGGTGATCGTGGTGAGGAACCGGCGCCTGGGCGTCCTGTACCGCGCCGTGCAGCTGCTCATCCTGCTCTACTTCGTGTG GTACGTATTCATCGTGCAGAAAAGCTACCAGGAGAGCGAGACGGGCCCTGAGAGCTCCGTCATCACCAAGGTCAAGGGGATCACCACGTCGGAGCACAAAGTGTGGGACGTGGAGGAGTATGTGAAGCCCCCCGAG GGGGGCAGCGTGTTCAGCATCATCACCAGGGTCGAGGCCACCCAGTTCCAGACCCAGGCAACCTGCCCCGAG AGCATAAGAGTCCACAATGCCACCTGCCACTCCGACGCCGACTGTGTGGCTGGGGAGCTGGACATGCTGGGAAACG GCCTGCGGACTGGGCGCTGTGTGCCCTATTACCAGGGGCCCTCCAAGACCTGCGAAGTGTTTGGCTGGTGCCCGGTGGAAGACGGGGCCTCTGTCAG CCAATTTCTGGGTACGATGGCCCCAAATTTCACCATTCTCATCAAGAACAGCATCCACTACCCCAAATTCCACTTCTCCAA GGGCAACATCGCCGACCGCACAGATGGGTACCTGAAGCGCTGCACGTTCCACGAGGCCTCCGACCTCTACTGCCCCATCTTCAAGCTGGGCTTCATCGTGGAGCAGGCTGGGGAGAGCTTCGCAGAGCTCGCACACAAG GGTGGTGTCATCGGGGTCATTATCAACTGGGACTGTGACCTGGACCTGCCTGCCTCGGAGTGCAACCCCAGGTACTCCTTCCGGAGGCTGGACCCCAAGCACGTGCCTGCCTCGTCAGGCTACAACTTCAG GTTTGCCAAGTACTACAAGGTCAATGGCACCACCACCCGCACGCTCATCAAGGCCTACGGGATCCGCATTGACGTCATTGTGCATGGACAG GCTGGGAAGTTCAGCCTGATTCCCACCATCATTAATCTGGCCACAGCTCTGACTTCCATCGGGGTG GGCTCCTTCCTGTGTGACTGGATCTTGCTAACATTCATGAACAAAAACAAGGTCTACAGCCATAAGAAATTTGACAAGGTGTGTACACCCAGCCACTCCTCAGGTAGCTGGCCTCTGACCCTCGCCCGCGTTTTGGGccaggcccctccccagcccGCCCACTGCTCCGAGGATCGGCCCCCCAGCCCTCTATCAGGCCAGCAAGGGGCAGAGTGTGGCCTGGCCATCGCGTCCCCACGGCCTCGCCCCATCTCTGCCCCATCCAAGCAGATGGTGGACATTCCTGTCTCCGAGCCTGCCCCTCAAGACTCCATACCCACAGACCCCAAAGGTTTGGCCCAACTCTGA